One Agelaius phoeniceus isolate bAgePho1 chromosome 7, bAgePho1.hap1, whole genome shotgun sequence DNA segment encodes these proteins:
- the LOC129122775 gene encoding baculoviral IAP repeat-containing protein 5.1-like, which translates to METLLQELSSASKLLTAFKEMYDYEARLKTFTTWPFQENCKCTPENMAKAGFIHCPSANEPDVAKCFFCLLELVGWEPNDDPWEEHTKRHTCDFLSLPKHFDELTMEEYYMLEMTRLRTFICKVGSRTINSFQEEVAATRQRLVNYFGSRPSLPAPPPDGDEPPAQQPRGSAAGPKEPRTSEL; encoded by the exons ATGGAGacactgctgcaggagctcagctcagctTCCAAGCTCTTAACTGCCTTTAAGGAGATGTATGACTATGAGGCCCGTTTAAAAACCTTCACCACATGGCCCTTCCAGGAAAACTGCAAGTGCACTCCAGAGAAT ATGGCAAAGGCTGGCTTCATCCACTGTCCAAGTGCAAATGAACCAGATGTGGCaaaatgtttcttttgcttGTTAGAACTGGTGGGCTGGGAACCAAATGATGACCCATG GGAGGAACACACCAAACGTCACACCTGTGACTTTTTATCCCTTCCCAAGCACTTTGATGAGCTGACAATGGAGGAGTACTACATGCTGGAGATGACACGGCTGAGGACCTTCATT TGCAAAGTCGGCAGCCGCACAATAAACTCCTTCCAAGAAGAAGTCGCGGCGACGAGGCAGAGGCTGGTGAATTACTTTGGCTCCAGACCCtcgctcccggccccgccgcctgACGGGGATgagcctccagcccagcagccgAGAGGCTCAGCGGCCGGCCCGAAGGAGCCCAGGACAAGCGAGCTGTGA